The following coding sequences are from one Candidatus Limnocylindrales bacterium window:
- a CDS encoding branched-chain amino acid ABC transporter permease: protein MNRKILYQLSVLIVLVILVFMPTLISEYKLNLIIRMAIYALFAVSYNILFGQAGLLSFGHAAYFGMGAYATLFLFKHVKMPLIGGILSGGMLGGLLGLVFGIFVVRLGGVSFGLLTLAFNQFIYAVAEKWRSVTGGEDGLTASRPDMYIPGIGEVEMFSTVHWYYFVLITVLLSIFGCWYFTKTPLGRLNLCMRENEERAGFIGYNTYLSRLIIYVISTFFAGIAGALASSFQEFVSTSFINLDKSAEVLMMTFIGGGGTFVGPILGACFLIYINDLLSTLTERWAVIQGAIFILLVLYAPRGLSGLAESLTKILDKTGEVQRA, encoded by the coding sequence ATGAACAGAAAAATCCTCTACCAACTCAGTGTTTTGATCGTTCTGGTTATTCTTGTTTTCATGCCGACTCTCATTTCAGAATATAAACTCAATCTGATTATCAGAATGGCCATCTATGCCCTGTTTGCCGTAAGCTACAATATTCTGTTTGGGCAGGCCGGGTTACTTTCATTCGGCCACGCGGCTTATTTCGGGATGGGGGCCTACGCCACACTTTTTCTCTTTAAACACGTTAAGATGCCCCTTATAGGAGGTATTTTATCCGGTGGTATGCTTGGAGGGCTTCTGGGACTCGTGTTCGGGATTTTCGTAGTTCGACTCGGAGGGGTTTCCTTTGGCCTTCTGACCCTGGCTTTTAATCAGTTTATCTACGCTGTAGCCGAAAAATGGCGATCGGTCACCGGCGGAGAAGATGGTTTGACGGCCAGTCGACCCGATATGTATATCCCGGGAATTGGAGAGGTGGAAATGTTCAGCACGGTCCACTGGTACTACTTTGTTCTGATTACGGTACTCCTCTCTATCTTCGGGTGCTGGTACTTCACCAAGACCCCTCTAGGCCGTCTAAACCTCTGTATGCGAGAGAATGAAGAACGTGCCGGGTTTATCGGTTATAATACCTACCTTTCCAGGTTGATCATTTATGTTATCTCGACGTTTTTCGCCGGAATTGCAGGAGCTTTAGCTTCATCCTTTCAGGAATTTGTGTCTACTTCGTTTATTAACTTAGATAAATCTGCCGAGGTCCTGATGATGACCTTTATTGGAGGAGGAGGAACGTTCGTCGGTCCTATCCTGGGAGCCTGTTTTCTGATTTACATCAACGATCTTCTCAGCACCCTTACCGAAAGGTGGGCCGTAATCCAGGGAGCTATCTTTATCCTGCTGGT
- a CDS encoding branched-chain amino acid ABC transporter permease, whose product MEILSALPVQLLHGLVYGMLLFLVASGLTLIFGMMGVLNFAHGTLYMLGAYFSFTILQATGNFWLSLLLAPILVGGIGILIERFLLRKIHTYGHAHQLLLTFGVAFIIEELVKWIWGNEPLFVEIPAILSGSVHFLGISYPTYRLFILATSLVVFAILFMILFKTRAGIIVLAAVSNRDMVNALGINVPLVFTVLFGVGAALAGLAGVIGGPYLITHPGMAATIIVDLFVVIVAGGLGSIQGALLASFLVGELQSLGVLFIPELAIVFEFLLMAVILIIKPEGLLGEKG is encoded by the coding sequence ATGGAAATACTTTCTGCCTTACCGGTTCAACTACTCCATGGCCTGGTCTATGGAATGCTTTTATTTCTGGTTGCCTCCGGACTCACCTTAATCTTTGGAATGATGGGCGTACTTAATTTTGCCCATGGAACTCTCTACATGTTGGGAGCCTATTTTTCGTTTACAATCCTTCAAGCAACCGGAAATTTCTGGCTCAGTCTACTCCTGGCTCCGATCCTGGTAGGGGGTATTGGAATCTTAATCGAAAGGTTCCTGCTTAGAAAAATCCATACCTACGGCCATGCCCATCAATTGCTGCTTACCTTCGGAGTTGCTTTTATCATTGAAGAACTGGTTAAGTGGATCTGGGGAAATGAGCCGTTGTTTGTAGAAATTCCGGCCATCTTATCCGGCTCCGTCCATTTTCTGGGTATCTCCTACCCGACTTACCGTCTCTTTATTCTGGCAACCTCGCTGGTCGTTTTTGCCATCCTGTTTATGATTCTCTTTAAAACCCGAGCAGGAATTATCGTTCTGGCTGCCGTATCTAACAGGGATATGGTTAATGCCCTGGGGATCAATGTTCCCCTAGTCTTTACAGTTCTTTTCGGTGTCGGTGCAGCCCTGGCCGGTTTGGCCGGAGTTATCGGAGGTCCTTACCTGATCACCCACCCAGGTATGGCTGCCACCATTATTGTAGATCTGTTTGTCGTTATCGTTGCAGGAGGTCTCGGCTCCATTCAAGGTGCCCTACTGGCCTCGTTTTTGGTCGGAGAGCTTCAATCCTTGGGAGTTTTATTCATTCCAGAACTGGCCATTGTCTTTGAATTCTTGTTGATGGCCGTGATTTTGATCATCAAACCCGAAGGATTATTGGGAGAGAAAGGATAA
- a CDS encoding ABC transporter ATP-binding protein, protein MEGHQITKRFGGLVALNKVDFFIKPGEILGLIGPNGAGKTTLFNVITGVYTPSSGTILFREIPISGLKPHQICHLGISRTYQLVRPFPSLTALQNVLVGIYFGQAKRSTRYGAEGKEEKTGGGRKKDAEQEALELLDFLGLSHKAHTLARNLTIMERKRLEIARALGTHPQLLLLDEVMAGLTPSEISSTMFLIRQIRERGITICLIEHIMKAIMELSDRVVVLHHGEKIAEGTPKEVVHDPGVVAAYLGE, encoded by the coding sequence TTGGAAGGCCACCAGATTACCAAACGGTTTGGAGGACTGGTCGCTTTAAATAAAGTCGATTTCTTCATTAAGCCTGGAGAGATTTTAGGCTTGATCGGCCCCAATGGAGCCGGAAAGACCACGCTCTTTAATGTAATTACCGGCGTCTACACTCCGAGCTCGGGAACAATCCTGTTTAGGGAAATCCCTATATCCGGACTCAAACCCCATCAGATTTGCCACCTGGGAATTAGCCGAACCTATCAACTGGTTAGACCTTTTCCTTCGCTGACGGCTCTTCAAAATGTTTTGGTTGGGATCTACTTTGGACAGGCTAAGCGGTCCACCCGGTATGGAGCAGAAGGAAAAGAGGAAAAAACAGGAGGGGGAAGAAAAAAGGATGCGGAACAGGAAGCCTTAGAACTTCTGGACTTTCTTGGGCTTTCCCACAAAGCCCATACTTTAGCCAGGAATCTAACCATAATGGAACGAAAACGTCTGGAAATTGCCAGGGCCTTAGGTACTCATCCACAACTTCTGTTACTGGATGAAGTCATGGCCGGTCTTACACCATCGGAAATCTCTTCCACCATGTTCCTGATCCGACAAATCCGGGAGAGAGGAATTACCATTTGCCTGATCGAACATATCATGAAGGCTATTATGGAACTTTCAGATCGGGTGGTGGTTCTCCACCATGGAGAAAAGATAGCTGAAGGAACTCCCAAAGAAGTGGTCCACGATCCAGGCGTGGTCGCCGCTTATCTTGGGGAATAA